The Agreia sp. COWG nucleotide sequence CGGCCACCGCAGCGCGGAGGACTACGGCAAGATCGCGAGCCAGACGGCGAAGGCGCTGCGCCAGCTCGACGAACGGCTCGAACTGGTGGTGTGCGGCTCCTCGAGCGCCCAGATGCCCACCTTCGGATCGTGGGAGCGCACGGTGCTGCAGCACACCTACGACGACGTCGACTACATCTCGTGCCACGCCTACTACGAGGAGCGCGGGGGAGATCTCACCAGCTTCCTCGCCTCGGGGGTGAACATGGACCACTTCATCGAGTCCGTGGTGGCTACCGCCGACAGCGTCAAGGCAGAGCTGCGGTCGTCGAAGCAGATCAACATCTCGTTCGACGAGTGGAACGTCTGGTACATCGACCGCTACCAGCAGGTCGATCGCATCACGGACATCGAGCGGTGGCCGGTCGCCCCCCGCCTGCTCGAGGACGTGTACTCGGTCGCCGACGCCGTGGTGTTCGGCAGTCTGCTCATCTCACTGCTGAAGCACGCCGACCGTGTTCAGTCCGCCTCGCTCGCCCAGCTCGTGAACGTGATCGCGCCCATCATGACCGAACCGGGTGGGGATTCTTGGCGCCAGACCACGTTCTTCCCGTTCTCCGTCACGTCCCGTCTGGCGCGGGGCACCGTTCTCGAGGTCAAACTCGAGTCAGACACGCATGACACGAAGGAGTACGGAACCGTACCCACCGTGGACGGCACGGCGACATTCGACTCCGAGACGGGTACGGCCGCGGTCTTCCTGGTGAATCGCAGCGAGACGGACAGTGCCACCGTGACCGTGGATGTGACGAACCTGGGCGCGCTGGGCGTTCGTGAGGCGCTGACCCTCAGCGACGACGACGTCTCTGCGGCCAACACCCTCGACGCGCAGGACCGCGTTGGCCTCACCGCGAACGAGACCGCCTCGATCGTCGACGGGCTCCTCACCATCACGCTTCCGGCCGTCTCGTGGAGTGCGGTGAGCCTGGGGTAGCGTTCACCCATGAGAATCCTTCTGGTCGGCGCCGGGGGCGTCGGCGATGCACTGGCCAAGATCGCAGCGCGGCGATCGTTCTACGAGGCTCTGGTGGTCACCGACTACGACCTTGCGAAAGCGCAGCGAACTGTGGCCTGGATCGCGGCCAAGCACGGCGCCGAGGTGGCGGCGAGATTCGCGGCCGACCGCATCGACGCATCCGACCCCGATAGCGTCACCGACGTTGCCCGGCGGCACGGCGCCACCCACGTCATGAACGCGGTCGAACCGAAGTTCGTGCCCACGATCTTCGCTGGCGCGCTGGCCGCGGATGCCGACTATCTCGACATGGCCATGAGCCTGTCCGAGCCGCACCCCACGGATCCGCACTCCGAGACGGGCGTGAAGCTCGGCGACGACCAGTTCGCGCAGGCGCCCGACTGGGAGACCGCGGGGCGGCTCGCCTTGGTCGGCATGGGCGTGGAGCCGGGGCTCAGCGACGTCTTCGCACGCTACGCCGCAGACTTTCTCTTCAGCGAGATCGACGAGCTCGGCACCCGTGACGGCGCCAATCTGGTGGTGCGCGACGAGGCCGGCAACGAGATGTTCGCGCCGAGCTTCTCGATCTGGACCACGATCGAGGAATGCCTCAACCCACCGGTGATCTGGGAGAAAGACAAGGGCTGGTTCACGACGGAGCCGTTCTCCGAACCCGAGATCTTCACCTTTCCCGAGGGCATCGGCGACGTGGAGTGCGTCAACGTCGAGCATGAGGAGGTGCTGCTGATGCCACGCTGGGTCGATGCCAAGCGCGTCACCTTCAAGTACGGCCTCGGCAACGAGTTCATCGGCATCTTGAAGACCCTGCACCAGCTCGGCCTCGACTCCACCGTTCCCGTGAGGGTGCGCTCCACTGACGGGCCGGTCGAGGTGGCTCCCCGCGACGTCGTCGCCGCCGGCCTGCCCGACCCTGCGACACTGGGGCCCCGAATGACGGGCAAGACCTGCGCCGGACTCTGGGTCACGGGCACGGGAGTCGACGGCCGCCCCCGCGAGGTCTACCTGTACCACGTCAGTGACAACGAGTTCACGATGGCCGAGTACGACACCCAGTGCGTGGTGTGGCAGACCGCGCTCAATCCGGTGATCGCCCTCGAGCTGCTGAGCGCCGGGGTCTGGGGCGGGGTCGGAGTGCTCGGCC carries:
- a CDS encoding saccharopine dehydrogenase family protein, which codes for MRILLVGAGGVGDALAKIAARRSFYEALVVTDYDLAKAQRTVAWIAAKHGAEVAARFAADRIDASDPDSVTDVARRHGATHVMNAVEPKFVPTIFAGALAADADYLDMAMSLSEPHPTDPHSETGVKLGDDQFAQAPDWETAGRLALVGMGVEPGLSDVFARYAADFLFSEIDELGTRDGANLVVRDEAGNEMFAPSFSIWTTIEECLNPPVIWEKDKGWFTTEPFSEPEIFTFPEGIGDVECVNVEHEEVLLMPRWVDAKRVTFKYGLGNEFIGILKTLHQLGLDSTVPVRVRSTDGPVEVAPRDVVAAGLPDPATLGPRMTGKTCAGLWVTGTGVDGRPREVYLYHVSDNEFTMAEYDTQCVVWQTALNPVIALELLSAGVWGGVGVLGPEAFDAKVFLDLMAAPESEGGYGQQWGLEDRLSPLIS
- a CDS encoding alpha-N-arabinofuranosidase yields the protein MVTARLTLDPHFTIGPINRRIFGSFVEHLGRCVYDGIYEPGHAAADDEGFRTDVIELVKELGTTTIRYPGGNFVSGFKWEDSVGPVTDRPRRLDLAWHSTETNEIGLHEFSSWLSKVDSELMLAINLGTRGVEEALDLVEYTNIRSGSTLSDQRIANGQVEPFGVTMWCLGNEMDGPWQIGHRSAEDYGKIASQTAKALRQLDERLELVVCGSSSAQMPTFGSWERTVLQHTYDDVDYISCHAYYEERGGDLTSFLASGVNMDHFIESVVATADSVKAELRSSKQINISFDEWNVWYIDRYQQVDRITDIERWPVAPRLLEDVYSVADAVVFGSLLISLLKHADRVQSASLAQLVNVIAPIMTEPGGDSWRQTTFFPFSVTSRLARGTVLEVKLESDTHDTKEYGTVPTVDGTATFDSETGTAAVFLVNRSETDSATVTVDVTNLGALGVREALTLSDDDVSAANTLDAQDRVGLTANETASIVDGLLTITLPAVSWSAVSLG